A DNA window from Bacillus sp. BGMRC 2118 contains the following coding sequences:
- the rsmG gene encoding 16S rRNA (guanine(527)-N(7))-methyltransferase RsmG, with translation MKQEQFISLLKEKGISLSPFQINQFERYYEILVEWNEKMNLTAITEKEEVYLKHFYDSISAAFYTDFNQEVTVCDVGAGAGFPSIPLKICFPSIHVTIVDSLQKRITFLNHLAKELNLSNVTFYHDRAETFGQKQEFRETFDLVTARAVARLSVLSELCLPLVKVNGQFVVMKGASAKEELEDGKKAVKILGGEVKEEHQFQLPTEESNRSIFIIKKTQKTPKKYPRKPGTPNKTPIQ, from the coding sequence ATGAAACAAGAACAATTCATATCTTTACTTAAAGAAAAGGGGATTTCTCTTTCTCCATTCCAAATAAATCAGTTTGAGCGTTACTATGAAATATTAGTGGAATGGAATGAAAAGATGAATTTAACAGCGATCACTGAAAAAGAAGAAGTGTATCTAAAGCATTTCTATGATTCAATATCAGCTGCCTTTTATACCGATTTTAATCAAGAAGTAACAGTATGTGATGTAGGAGCAGGAGCAGGATTTCCGAGTATTCCTTTGAAAATCTGTTTCCCATCCATTCATGTTACAATTGTTGATTCCTTGCAAAAGCGTATCACTTTTTTGAACCATTTAGCTAAAGAATTAAACTTGTCAAATGTCACATTCTATCATGACCGTGCAGAAACATTTGGTCAGAAACAAGAGTTTCGTGAAACATTTGATCTTGTGACGGCAAGAGCAGTAGCTCGTTTATCTGTATTAAGTGAATTATGTCTTCCTCTTGTAAAGGTAAATGGACAGTTTGTAGTGATGAAAGGTGCATCTGCAAAGGAAGAATTAGAAGATGGAAAAAAAGCAGTAAAAATACTTGGTGGTGAGGTAAAAGAGGAACACCAGTTCCAATTACCTACCGAGGAAAGTAATCGGTCTATATTTATTATTAAAAAGACACAAAAAACACCAAAAAAATATCCAAGAAAACCTGGTACACCTAATAAAACACCGATACAATAA
- the noc gene encoding nucleoid occlusion protein, which yields MKSPFSRIFGIGEKEVAEIIEKTDRDEIKKIPLSDIVPNRYQPRTVFDDEKIEELSLTIHTHGIIQPIVVREYEAGKYEIIAGERRFRAVTKLGWETIPAIIKDFNDAETASVALIENLQREELSVIEEAIAYAKLLELHNLTQEALAQRLGKGQSTVANKLRLLKLPEEVQDALLQKQITERHARALIPLKSPDKQLKLLKEVIELQLNVKQTENRVNRMLEETMDKPKPKRKAFSKDMRIAMNTIRQSLTMVQDNGVELNSTEEEFDDFYQITIKIPKK from the coding sequence ATGAAGAGTCCTTTTTCTAGAATTTTCGGTATTGGGGAAAAAGAAGTAGCCGAGATTATTGAGAAAACAGATCGAGATGAGATTAAAAAAATTCCACTTTCTGATATCGTTCCTAATAGATATCAACCACGTACAGTTTTTGATGATGAAAAGATTGAAGAATTATCATTAACTATTCATACTCATGGTATTATTCAACCAATCGTAGTTCGTGAATATGAAGCGGGGAAATATGAAATTATTGCAGGAGAACGTCGTTTTAGAGCAGTCACAAAACTAGGTTGGGAAACGATACCGGCAATTATAAAAGATTTTAATGATGCAGAAACAGCTTCAGTTGCATTAATAGAAAACCTACAGCGTGAGGAATTGTCTGTGATTGAAGAGGCAATTGCATACGCGAAATTGTTAGAACTTCATAACCTTACTCAAGAGGCATTGGCGCAACGATTAGGTAAGGGGCAATCAACTGTAGCTAATAAGTTGCGTTTATTAAAACTGCCAGAAGAAGTTCAGGATGCTCTGCTCCAGAAGCAGATAACAGAAAGGCATGCTAGGGCTCTTATTCCATTAAAAAGTCCTGACAAGCAGCTTAAGTTATTAAAAGAAGTAATTGAACTTCAACTAAATGTAAAGCAAACCGAGAACCGTGTTAATAGAATGTTAGAAGAGACAATGGACAAGCCCAAACCAAAGCGAAAAGCATTTAGTAAAGATATGAGAATCGCAATGAATACAATTAGACAGTCACTTACTATGGTTCAAGATAATGGAGTTGAATTGAATTCAACTGAAGAGGAATTTGATGACTTTTATCAAATTACAATTAAAATTCCAAAGAAATAA
- a CDS encoding ParA family protein, whose amino-acid sequence MARIISIANQKGGVGKTTTSVNLGACLAYLGKKVLLVDIDPQGNATSGVGIDKADVDACIYDILVEDADAKTVVKPTDVENLYIIPATIQLAGAEIELVPTISREVRLKRALETVEAAYDYIIIDCPPSLGLLTINSLTASNSVLIPVQCEYYALEGLSQLLNTVRLVQKHLNTDLMIEGVLLTMLDARTNLGIQVIDEVKKYFQEKVYQSIIPRNIRLSEAPSHGKPIIIYDPKSRGAEVYLDLAKEVMMNG is encoded by the coding sequence GTGGCAAGGATTATTTCTATAGCGAACCAAAAAGGCGGGGTTGGAAAAACAACTACTTCCGTCAATTTAGGTGCATGCTTAGCATATTTAGGAAAAAAAGTCTTACTAGTAGATATTGATCCTCAAGGGAATGCCACAAGTGGTGTTGGTATTGATAAGGCTGATGTTGATGCATGTATTTATGATATTTTAGTAGAAGATGCTGATGCAAAGACTGTTGTTAAACCGACTGATGTGGAGAATTTATATATAATACCTGCAACGATTCAATTAGCAGGTGCTGAAATTGAGTTAGTACCAACTATTTCCAGAGAAGTGAGATTAAAGCGAGCATTAGAAACAGTAGAGGCTGCTTATGACTATATCATTATTGATTGTCCTCCATCTCTTGGATTACTTACAATTAACTCACTAACAGCCTCAAACTCTGTGTTAATCCCTGTACAATGTGAATATTATGCTCTAGAGGGACTTAGCCAATTACTAAACACAGTACGTCTAGTTCAAAAACATTTAAATACTGATTTAATGATTGAGGGCGTACTGTTAACAATGTTAGATGCAAGAACAAATCTAGGTATTCAAGTTATTGATGAAGTAAAAAAATACTTCCAAGAGAAGGTTTATCAGTCCATTATTCCTCGTAATATTAGACTTAGTGAGGCACCAAGTCATGGGAAACCAATCATTATTTATGATCCTAAATCTAGAGGTGCTGAAGTATACTTAGACCTTGCAAAGGAAGTGATGATGAATGGCTAA
- a CDS encoding ParB/RepB/Spo0J family partition protein codes for MAKGLGKGINAFFPNVDLNKEEVIQEIKLKDLRPNPYQPRKHFEEEAIEELKESIIQHGILQPIIVRKSIKGYEIVVGERRFRAAKAAGLEVAPVVVKELSEQEMMELALLENLQREDLTPIEEAQAYQSLIDQLNLTQEQLAKRLGKSRPHIANHIRLLSLPEAVRGFISDGKLSMGHGRALLGLRKKEKLNVVVEKILKEQLNVRQLEQLVHQLNENVSRETLKPKKEKDIFIKERETVLRERFGTSVSIKQTKKKGKIEIEFMSPDDLNRILELLGAIE; via the coding sequence ATGGCTAAAGGACTAGGGAAAGGGATAAATGCATTTTTCCCGAATGTTGACTTAAATAAAGAAGAAGTTATTCAAGAAATTAAGTTAAAAGATCTTCGCCCTAATCCATACCAACCTCGTAAACACTTTGAAGAGGAAGCAATAGAAGAACTTAAAGAATCCATTATTCAACATGGGATTTTGCAACCGATTATCGTTCGTAAGAGTATAAAAGGTTATGAAATAGTTGTAGGAGAAAGACGTTTTCGTGCAGCTAAAGCAGCTGGGTTAGAAGTTGCTCCAGTTGTTGTAAAGGAACTCTCTGAACAAGAAATGATGGAACTTGCTTTGCTTGAGAACCTCCAACGGGAAGATTTAACACCAATTGAAGAAGCTCAAGCATATCAATCATTGATTGATCAGTTGAATCTTACTCAAGAGCAGTTAGCTAAGCGGTTAGGGAAAAGTAGACCGCATATAGCAAACCATATACGCTTATTATCTCTACCTGAGGCTGTAAGAGGATTTATTTCCGACGGGAAACTATCAATGGGGCATGGGAGAGCGTTACTTGGTTTAAGGAAGAAAGAAAAATTGAATGTTGTTGTAGAAAAGATATTGAAAGAACAATTAAATGTAAGACAACTTGAACAGTTAGTGCACCAGCTAAATGAAAATGTTTCACGTGAAACATTGAAACCTAAAAAAGAGAAAGACATCTTCATTAAAGAAAGAGAGACTGTACTTAGAGAGAGATTTGGTACATCTGTTTCTATTAAACAAACAAAGAAAAAAGGTAAAATAGAAATAGAATTTATGTCCCCGGATGATTTGAACCGAATCCTTGAATTACTGGGTGCAATCGAATAA
- a CDS encoding DUF554 domain-containing protein has product MVLLGTIVNGICIILGTLIGSFLTRIPEKVKNTVMQGIGLSVTLLGIQMGLKSEEFLIVIMSIVIGAVIGEFIDLDDKLNRIGLWIEKKIGNRAKGDVAKGFVTATLIFVIGAMAIIGSLDSGIRQDHQVLYTKSLIDGFTSLILTTTLGVGVMLSAIPVMIYQGSIALFATQIERFVPTAIMDSFIVEMTATGGLMIVAIGLNLLGITKIKVANLLPSIIIVAILVTIVHKFL; this is encoded by the coding sequence ATGGTTCTATTAGGGACAATTGTTAATGGGATTTGTATTATTCTAGGAACATTGATTGGAAGTTTTCTTACCAGAATACCAGAGAAAGTAAAAAACACAGTGATGCAAGGTATTGGCTTGTCAGTGACTCTTTTAGGTATTCAAATGGGATTAAAGAGTGAGGAATTCCTAATTGTAATAATGAGTATTGTGATAGGTGCTGTGATTGGTGAATTTATAGACCTTGATGATAAATTAAACCGTATAGGATTATGGATTGAAAAGAAAATAGGAAATAGAGCTAAAGGTGATGTTGCTAAAGGATTTGTGACAGCTACGTTGATTTTTGTAATAGGCGCAATGGCGATTATTGGATCATTAGACAGTGGTATTAGACAAGATCATCAAGTTTTATATACAAAGTCTCTTATTGATGGATTTACAAGTCTCATTTTAACGACAACCCTTGGTGTCGGCGTAATGTTATCTGCTATTCCGGTTATGATTTATCAAGGATCTATTGCACTGTTTGCTACGCAAATTGAACGTTTTGTTCCAACTGCCATTATGGATTCTTTTATAGTAGAAATGACAGCAACTGGAGGATTAATGATTGTAGCTATCGGTTTAAACTTATTAGGAATAACTAAAATTAAAGTGGCTAACTTATTACCAAGTATTATCATTGTGGCAATTCTTGTAACAATTGTTCATAAATTTTTATAA
- the yyaC gene encoding spore protease YyaC: MNLRPNIFEKLSLESKILFDDKEAPTKIASQLMTHFPTQLDKQIAVVCIGTDRSTGDALGPLIGTKLEEAGISFIHVFGTLENPIHAVNLEEQLAYIKDKLNNPFILAIDACLGRLKNVGCVTVATGPVKPGAGVKKDLPPVGDIHMTGIVNVSGFMEYFVLQNTRLNLVMKMASTISDGVMEADRLLKRKQLLAKYSLNKSKTI; this comes from the coding sequence ATGAATCTTAGACCGAATATTTTTGAAAAACTGAGCCTGGAATCTAAAATTCTTTTTGATGATAAGGAAGCACCCACTAAAATTGCAAGTCAACTTATGACTCACTTCCCTACTCAGTTGGACAAACAAATTGCAGTTGTCTGCATTGGTACAGATCGGTCTACTGGGGATGCATTAGGTCCACTAATCGGAACAAAACTAGAAGAAGCCGGTATATCCTTTATTCATGTGTTTGGGACGTTAGAAAACCCTATTCACGCTGTCAATTTAGAGGAACAATTAGCCTACATTAAAGACAAGCTAAATAACCCGTTTATTTTGGCTATAGACGCGTGTTTAGGGAGACTAAAGAACGTAGGCTGTGTAACAGTTGCAACAGGCCCTGTGAAGCCAGGAGCAGGCGTGAAGAAGGACTTACCTCCTGTAGGAGATATACATATGACAGGCATTGTGAATGTTAGTGGGTTTATGGAATACTTTGTTCTTCAAAATACACGTTTAAATTTAGTCATGAAAATGGCCTCAACTATATCGGATGGCGTTATGGAGGCAGATCGTTTATTAAAACGAAAACAATTACTAGCTAAATATTCTCTCAATAAATCAAAAACTATCTAA